In Chloroflexota bacterium, one DNA window encodes the following:
- the queA gene encoding tRNA preQ1(34) S-adenosylmethionine ribosyltransferase-isomerase QueA, producing the protein MLPIADFDYHLPPERIAQTPVEPRDHSRLLVLDRATGQLEHRHFYEIGRYLRPGDLLVANDSRVLPARLYGQKASGGKTELLLLKQRDAQHWEALIKGKVAVGTNLIITGHSGAQVQATVEELLESGSRIVRFEQPINDRLPELGSMPTPPYITAPLTDPERYQTVYSAQAGSAAAPTAGLHWTPELIEQVKALGVGWANVTLHVGLDTFRPVQTENALEHQIHSEWYELSAETAQAINATRAAGGRIITVGTTSTRVLETVAQAQAISLTTGEIQAAAGWSSIYIYPPYEYRLVNSLITNFHLPKSTLLLLVSALASRDLIMQAYAEAVERQYRFFSFGDAMLII; encoded by the coding sequence ATGCTACCAATTGCCGATTTTGATTATCACTTGCCACCCGAACGCATCGCCCAAACCCCAGTTGAACCACGCGACCATTCGCGCTTGTTAGTGCTCGACCGCGCCACGGGCCAGCTTGAGCATCGCCATTTTTATGAGATTGGGCGCTATTTGCGACCTGGCGATCTGTTGGTTGCCAACGATAGCCGCGTTTTGCCTGCCCGTTTGTATGGCCAAAAAGCCAGCGGCGGCAAAACTGAGCTACTGCTGCTCAAACAACGCGATGCCCAACATTGGGAAGCCTTGATCAAAGGCAAGGTTGCGGTTGGCACAAACTTAATCATCACTGGCCATAGTGGAGCACAAGTCCAAGCCACAGTCGAGGAATTATTGGAGAGTGGCAGTCGCATTGTTCGTTTTGAGCAACCAATTAATGATCGTTTGCCCGAACTTGGTTCAATGCCCACCCCGCCATATATCACTGCGCCACTAACTGATCCTGAGCGGTACCAAACAGTTTATAGCGCTCAAGCAGGCTCAGCCGCCGCCCCAACCGCTGGCTTGCACTGGACTCCAGAATTAATCGAGCAAGTTAAAGCGCTGGGGGTTGGCTGGGCCAATGTTACCTTGCATGTTGGACTGGATACGTTTCGGCCTGTGCAAACTGAAAACGCGCTGGAGCATCAAATTCATAGCGAATGGTATGAGCTTTCGGCTGAAACCGCCCAAGCAATTAATGCAACTCGCGCTGCTGGCGGGCGAATCATTACAGTTGGCACAACCAGCACCCGCGTGCTTGAAACCGTGGCTCAAGCCCAAGCAATTAGCTTAACCACTGGCGAAATCCAAGCGGCGGCGGGCTGGAGCAGTATTTATATCTACCCACCCTATGAATATCGCCTAGTCAATAGCTTGATCACCAATTTTCACTTGCCTAAATCGACTTTGTTGCTCTTGGTAAGTGCTTTGGCAAGCCGCGATTTGATTATGCAAGCCTATGCCGAGGCGGTTGAACGCCAGTATCGCTTCTTCTCGTTTGGCGATGCCATGCTGATTATCTAG
- a CDS encoding flippase-like domain-containing protein, whose amino-acid sequence MDKSLRSKVVISVVLGVIVMLGLALFSDIGKVGDSLSTFNWLMLPAVLGFTIFNYVLRWLKWDYYLRKLGQGTNVSYGQSALLFTAGMVMAVTPGKVGEVLKSGLLKRLNGTPISRSAPIVLAERLTDGLAMLLLMATGLALYPPARPAFVVLVILSVLGLALFQNRRIALGFIGWLERGRLARFAKPLHSFYESSAELLSGRLLVVSTIISVVSWAGECVAMYYVLRGFGAEASGSLLLQSTFIFAASTLFGLVSFLPGGLGASEVSSTLLITTLVKLGEGAATAATIVIRFCTLWFGVLLGIVAMSIFAHRYGLIESEATNLAKEA is encoded by the coding sequence GTGGATAAATCATTACGTTCAAAAGTGGTTATTTCAGTGGTGCTGGGCGTGATTGTCATGCTTGGTCTAGCCCTGTTTAGCGATATTGGCAAAGTTGGTGATAGCCTCAGCACTTTTAATTGGCTGATGCTGCCAGCAGTGCTGGGCTTTACGATTTTCAATTATGTGTTGCGCTGGCTCAAGTGGGATTACTATCTACGCAAGCTGGGCCAAGGCACGAATGTAAGTTATGGCCAAAGTGCTTTGCTGTTTACTGCTGGCATGGTAATGGCGGTCACGCCTGGTAAAGTTGGCGAGGTGCTGAAATCAGGCTTACTCAAACGCCTGAATGGCACACCGATTAGCCGCTCAGCGCCGATTGTCTTGGCCGAACGCTTGACTGATGGTTTGGCGATGCTCTTGCTGATGGCTACAGGTTTGGCACTCTATCCGCCAGCTCGTCCAGCCTTTGTGGTCTTGGTGATTTTGAGCGTTCTGGGTTTGGCGTTGTTCCAAAATCGCCGAATTGCCCTTGGTTTTATTGGGTGGTTGGAGCGTGGGCGCTTGGCGCGTTTCGCCAAACCATTGCATAGCTTTTATGAAAGCAGCGCCGAGCTGTTGAGCGGACGCTTGTTGGTGGTCTCAACCATTATCTCGGTGGTCTCGTGGGCTGGCGAATGTGTAGCCATGTATTATGTGCTACGTGGCTTTGGAGCCGAAGCATCTGGATCACTTTTGTTACAATCGACCTTTATTTTTGCCGCCTCGACGCTGTTTGGTCTGGTATCATTCTTACCAGGTGGTTTGGGAGCTTCAGAAGTTTCGAGCACCTTATTGATTACCACGTTGGTCAAATTAGGCGAGGGCGCGGCAACCGCCGCCACGATTGTCATTCGCTTTTGCACATTGTGGTTTGGCGTGTTGCTGGGGATTGTCGCAATGAGCATCTTCGCCCATCGTTATGGCCTGATCGAGTCGGAGGCAACCAATCTTGCGAAAGAAGCTTAA
- a CDS encoding SIMPL domain-containing protein (The SIMPL domain is named for its presence in mouse protein SIMPL (signalling molecule that associates with mouse pelle-like kinase). Bacterial member BP26, from Brucella, was shown to assemble into a channel-like structure, while YggE from E. coli has been associated with resistance to oxidative stress.) has protein sequence MNARNSIIGWSLALLLIVGFGITSLVILPRGSAAQTDTESRKRISVTGRGEVKVTPDIAYVTIGVNTNAADAKSALSENNTKMNALIEQLKAAGIAEADIQTTNLNISPSYDYSGNTPVLKGYDVNNSVRVKVSVSDAGGLLDKVVEVGANNISGLSFDVADPAKSLEAARQAAIKDAQLRAEQYAAVSNAQVGEVLVISETSTPVTYPVAYESRDMAAGAGAPIQPGQQSQVIEVQVIFELK, from the coding sequence ATGAACGCTCGTAACTCAATTATTGGTTGGTCGTTGGCACTGTTGTTGATTGTTGGGTTTGGAATTACCTCGTTGGTGATTTTACCCCGTGGTAGTGCCGCCCAAACCGATACCGAGAGCCGCAAACGAATTTCAGTTACTGGTCGCGGCGAAGTCAAGGTAACGCCCGATATTGCCTATGTGACGATTGGGGTTAACACCAACGCAGCAGATGCCAAAAGCGCTTTGAGCGAAAATAACACCAAAATGAATGCCTTGATCGAGCAATTGAAAGCCGCTGGCATTGCCGAAGCCGATATTCAAACCACCAACCTTAACATCTCGCCAAGCTACGATTACTCGGGCAACACCCCAGTTTTGAAGGGCTACGATGTCAACAACAGCGTGCGCGTCAAAGTTTCGGTGAGCGATGCTGGTGGTTTATTGGATAAAGTGGTTGAAGTTGGCGCAAACAACATTTCAGGCTTGAGTTTTGATGTCGCCGACCCAGCTAAATCATTGGAAGCCGCTCGCCAAGCTGCAATCAAAGATGCTCAATTGCGGGCCGAACAATACGCCGCTGTTAGCAACGCTCAAGTTGGCGAAGTATTGGTTATCAGCGAAACGTCAACTCCTGTAACCTACCCAGTGGCCTACGAATCACGCGATATGGCCGCCGGCGCTGGCGCACCAATCCAACCAGGCCAACAAAGCCAAGTTATCGAAGTTCAAGTGATTTTCGAACTAAAGTAA
- a CDS encoding ATP-binding cassette domain-containing protein, translating into MSIRGVELGLRGLGKAIANRTILHDINLEIKPGEFIAIIGKSGCGKTTLLRLIAGLTEPTIGQVALDNSPLAGLNPAARVMFQDARLLPWKRVWENVALGLPNLNPEHALQALHQVGLADRAYDWPLGLSGGERQRLALARAIANTPSLLLLDEPFGALDALTRIEMQQLVEQLWRAQGFTAILVTHDVEEAIALADRVLLIQNQQIALNLPIHLPRSRQRGSAEFAAIKEQLLGAIFGAGYPLTSRVVGA; encoded by the coding sequence ATGAGTATCCGTGGAGTTGAATTAGGGTTACGTGGCTTGGGCAAGGCAATTGCCAATCGGACAATTTTGCACGACATCAACCTTGAGATTAAACCTGGCGAATTTATCGCGATCATCGGCAAAAGTGGCTGTGGCAAAACAACCTTGTTACGCTTGATTGCTGGCCTAACCGAGCCAACCATTGGCCAAGTAGCGCTTGATAATAGCCCATTGGCGGGCTTAAATCCTGCCGCCCGTGTGATGTTTCAAGATGCTCGCTTGTTGCCTTGGAAACGGGTTTGGGAGAATGTCGCGCTCGGTTTGCCTAACCTCAATCCTGAGCATGCCCTACAAGCTTTGCATCAAGTTGGCCTTGCGGATCGAGCGTACGATTGGCCATTGGGCTTATCAGGTGGCGAACGTCAACGCTTAGCGCTTGCCCGTGCGATCGCCAATACGCCCAGTTTATTGCTGCTTGATGAGCCATTTGGCGCACTCGATGCCCTGACACGAATCGAAATGCAGCAATTGGTCGAGCAACTTTGGCGGGCACAGGGCTTCACCGCCATTCTGGTTACCCACGATGTTGAAGAAGCGATTGCCTTGGCTGATCGGGTATTGTTGATTCAGAATCAGCAGATTGCGCTCAATTTGCCGATTCACCTGCCACGCAGCCGCCAACGTGGTAGCGCCGAATTCGCCGCAATCAAAGAGCAATTGCTCGGCGCGATTTTTGGGGCGGGCTATCCATTGACCAGTCGCGTGGTTGGGGCATAG
- a CDS encoding sulfonate ABC transporter substrate-binding protein, which translates to MAHRFLIGWQRLALALIVGLLASCGSTSNDAASDGQTSTRTLRIGYQKGGSLPILKGNGALENRLKDVKVEWVEFAAGPPLLEALNAGSIDLGSTGQTPPIFAQAAGTPLVYVASVAASPTGQALLVPKDSPIQSVSELKGKKVAFAKGSSAHYFAIDVLREAGLHYSDIEPAFLTPPDARPAFEGGSVDAWIIWEPYLTIALKATDARIVHDGASLAPSHSYYLAAKSFAEQHPDLVSATLEEIQKVEQWSAQEPQAVAKILAPVIGVDAAILEEVAKKQAFGLSPINDALVNEQQQIADTFFELGLIPKKVSIREAIWTWQPAQASAQ; encoded by the coding sequence ATGGCACACCGTTTTTTAATTGGTTGGCAACGCTTGGCCTTGGCTTTAATCGTCGGGCTTTTGGCAAGCTGTGGCTCCACCAGCAATGATGCTGCTTCAGATGGACAAACGAGCACGCGCACCCTACGGATCGGCTATCAAAAGGGTGGCTCGTTGCCGATTCTCAAGGGCAACGGCGCTCTTGAGAATCGGCTCAAGGATGTCAAGGTTGAATGGGTTGAGTTTGCCGCAGGGCCGCCGCTGCTTGAAGCACTGAATGCAGGCAGTATCGATCTTGGCTCGACTGGCCAAACTCCGCCAATTTTTGCCCAAGCTGCTGGCACGCCGCTGGTTTATGTGGCCTCGGTTGCGGCTTCGCCCACTGGCCAAGCCTTGCTCGTACCGAAAGATTCACCAATTCAAAGCGTGAGCGAACTCAAGGGCAAAAAAGTTGCCTTTGCCAAAGGTTCGAGCGCCCATTATTTTGCAATTGATGTTCTGCGTGAAGCCGGCTTGCACTATAGCGATATTGAGCCAGCGTTCCTGACTCCGCCCGATGCGCGGCCAGCATTCGAGGGTGGCAGCGTCGATGCTTGGATTATTTGGGAACCCTATTTGACGATTGCGCTCAAGGCAACCGATGCACGGATTGTGCACGATGGAGCCAGCCTTGCGCCGAGCCATAGCTATTATTTAGCAGCCAAAAGCTTTGCCGAGCAACATCCCGATCTGGTCAGCGCAACCTTGGAAGAAATTCAAAAAGTTGAGCAATGGTCAGCTCAAGAACCCCAAGCAGTTGCCAAGATTCTGGCTCCCGTGATTGGGGTTGATGCAGCAATCCTAGAAGAAGTGGCCAAAAAACAGGCCTTTGGGCTTAGCCCAATCAATGACGCACTTGTGAATGAGCAGCAGCAAATTGCCGATACCTTTTTTGAATTAGGCTTAATTCCCAAAAAGGTTAGCATTCGCGAAGCAATTTGGACGTGGCAACCAGCCCAAGCCAGCGCTCAGTAG
- a CDS encoding NAD(P)H-dependent oxidoreductase — translation MVDVVTLAGSPAPRSTAAALLEHSKTILERHALVVKSMSVRDIPPEELIGQAQFSPAVRHYSQLIRQAGALIVATPVYKDTYAELLRAWLNLLPAGILRNTLVLPIITGSSARTEAQIYADLATRFRQLGAKHIIPSLFAAEQQIQLLGSKLPPRIHRSLEERLGLALDDIAQQLGVLPLAAVA, via the coding sequence GTGGTTGATGTAGTAACTTTAGCGGGAAGTCCAGCGCCCCGCTCAACAGCAGCAGCACTTTTGGAGCATTCCAAAACAATTTTAGAGCGCCATGCACTCGTGGTTAAATCGATGAGTGTGCGTGATATTCCACCAGAAGAATTAATCGGCCAAGCCCAATTTAGCCCAGCAGTGCGCCATTATAGCCAACTGATTCGCCAAGCTGGGGCATTAATTGTGGCAACACCAGTGTATAAGGATACCTATGCTGAATTATTACGTGCCTGGCTTAATCTACTTCCAGCAGGAATTCTACGGAATACGCTGGTATTACCAATAATCACTGGTTCATCGGCGCGAACCGAAGCCCAAATCTACGCTGATTTGGCAACGCGGTTTCGCCAGCTTGGGGCTAAGCATATTATTCCGAGCCTGTTTGCCGCCGAGCAGCAAATTCAGCTACTCGGATCAAAATTACCACCACGGATTCATCGCAGTTTAGAAGAACGCCTGGGGCTAGCACTTGATGATATCGCCCAGCAGTTAGGGGTTTTGCCACTGGCAGCAGTGGCCTAA
- the ssuD gene encoding FMNH2-dependent alkanesulfonate monooxygenase, whose product MEILWFIPTHGDGRYLASTVASRSTTFPYLRQIAQAVDELGFTGALLPTGHYCEDAWVLASALSAVTRQMKFLVAIRPGLMLPGPAVRMASTFDRISNGRLLINVVAGGDSAEVASDGLHLDHDQRYALTDEFLEVWRRVLAGEHVTLEGQHIHVTDGKLMLPPLQQPHPPLYFGGSSPAALEVAAKHVDVYLTWGEPPAQVAEKIAQVRALAAKHGRTIRFGMRMHVIVRETNQAAWDAANDLIRYVDDAAIANAQAAFAKMDSVGQKRMQALHNGNRNQLEVSPNLWAGVGLVRGGAGTALVGDAGTVAERMLEYNELGIDTFVLSGYPHLEEAYRVAELLFPRLPLGSKPTAPTNQTGIFGELLQLHEFSRREGQART is encoded by the coding sequence ATGGAAATCCTATGGTTTATTCCAACCCATGGCGATGGGCGCTATCTTGCCTCAACCGTGGCCAGCCGCTCGACAACGTTTCCCTATTTGCGCCAAATTGCCCAAGCTGTCGATGAATTGGGCTTTACTGGGGCATTGCTACCAACTGGCCATTATTGCGAAGATGCGTGGGTTTTAGCCTCGGCCCTATCAGCAGTCACGCGCCAGATGAAATTTTTGGTGGCAATTCGCCCAGGACTGATGCTGCCTGGACCTGCCGTGCGCATGGCTTCAACCTTCGACCGCATCTCCAACGGACGGTTGTTGATCAATGTGGTGGCTGGTGGCGATAGCGCCGAAGTCGCCAGCGATGGCTTACATCTCGATCATGATCAACGCTATGCCCTGACCGACGAATTTTTGGAAGTTTGGCGGCGCGTGTTGGCTGGCGAACATGTAACCCTCGAAGGCCAGCATATTCATGTAACCGATGGCAAATTAATGTTACCGCCGTTGCAACAACCGCATCCGCCGCTCTATTTTGGTGGCTCCTCGCCAGCAGCGCTCGAAGTTGCCGCCAAACATGTCGATGTGTATCTGACTTGGGGTGAGCCACCAGCCCAAGTCGCCGAGAAAATTGCCCAAGTTCGCGCCTTGGCCGCCAAGCATGGCCGCACAATTCGTTTCGGCATGCGTATGCATGTGATCGTGCGCGAAACCAACCAAGCCGCATGGGATGCCGCCAACGATCTGATTCGGTATGTTGATGATGCGGCAATTGCTAATGCACAAGCGGCTTTTGCCAAGATGGATTCAGTCGGTCAAAAGCGCATGCAAGCCTTGCACAATGGCAATCGCAACCAGCTAGAAGTTAGCCCAAATTTGTGGGCGGGAGTTGGCTTGGTACGCGGTGGCGCTGGCACAGCCTTGGTTGGCGATGCCGGAACCGTCGCCGAACGCATGCTCGAATATAACGAACTAGGCATTGATACCTTTGTGCTCTCAGGCTATCCCCACCTAGAAGAAGCGTATCGCGTGGCTGAATTGCTGTTCCCGCGCTTGCCGTTGGGCAGCAAACCAACCGCGCCTACCAACCAAACTGGGATCTTTGGTGAGTTGCTGCAACTGCACGAATTTTCGCGGCGCGAAGGACAAGCAAGAACATAG
- a CDS encoding ABC transporter permease subunit — MALAIEQPTTAPRSAKKRLQLRQLDQRWLPWLVPIVLIGIWQLAATIGWLSARVLPAPSTILQTTWELLLHQNLLGDIAISTRRALLGLAIGGSLGFIFGLLNGTFPTSERLFDSTFQMIRNIPHLALLPLVILWFGIGETSRLFLVAFGVFFPLYLNTYHGVRSIDPNLREMGIVYGLSKWGLFRHIIFPGALPSILVGLRFALGVMWLTLIVAESLASNAGIGHLTMNAREFMQTDVLVMGIVIYALLGKLADTIARLIERRSLRWRVGA; from the coding sequence ATGGCATTGGCGATTGAACAACCAACAACCGCGCCGCGCTCAGCCAAAAAACGGCTGCAATTACGCCAATTGGACCAACGCTGGCTCCCATGGCTGGTGCCAATCGTGCTCATTGGGATATGGCAACTTGCCGCAACGATTGGCTGGCTGAGCGCCCGCGTGTTGCCAGCACCCAGTACAATTCTGCAAACAACCTGGGAGCTGTTGCTGCACCAGAATTTGCTTGGCGATATTGCAATTAGCACCCGTCGGGCACTCCTTGGCTTGGCAATTGGCGGCAGCCTTGGCTTTATCTTTGGCTTGCTGAATGGCACATTTCCAACCAGTGAACGCCTGTTTGACAGTACCTTCCAAATGATTCGCAATATTCCCCATTTGGCGTTACTGCCATTGGTGATTTTATGGTTTGGCATTGGCGAAACATCACGCCTATTTTTGGTAGCCTTTGGCGTATTCTTCCCACTCTATTTGAATACCTATCATGGTGTCCGCAGCATTGATCCCAATCTACGTGAGATGGGCATCGTTTATGGGTTATCAAAATGGGGCTTGTTTCGCCATATTATTTTTCCTGGGGCATTACCCTCAATTTTGGTTGGCCTACGCTTTGCATTGGGAGTAATGTGGTTGACCTTGATCGTCGCTGAGAGTTTGGCATCGAACGCTGGTATCGGTCATTTGACGATGAATGCCCGCGAATTTATGCAAACTGACGTGTTGGTAATGGGCATTGTGATCTATGCCCTGCTCGGCAAATTGGCCGATACGATTGCGCGTTTGATCGAACGCCGCAGCCTTCGTTGGCGAGTTGGCGCATAA
- a CDS encoding OsmC family protein, producing the protein MRISVTQSDQLDLIFDGQSFGYPADLNPVQLQAAALVGCTAAVMERYAQTAELDLSETSLVIRWSFGSEPRRIDRYEIEVMLPVSISAARQAAVLRAAQHCTVHATLEHPPVITIRQV; encoded by the coding sequence ATGCGAATTTCAGTTACACAATCCGATCAACTTGATCTCATTTTTGATGGCCAGTCATTTGGCTATCCCGCTGATCTCAATCCTGTCCAATTGCAGGCAGCCGCCTTGGTTGGTTGCACCGCTGCGGTGATGGAGCGCTACGCCCAAACTGCTGAGCTTGATTTAAGCGAAACCAGCTTGGTCATTCGCTGGAGTTTTGGCAGCGAGCCACGCCGAATCGATCGCTACGAAATTGAGGTTATGCTCCCAGTCAGCATCTCCGCAGCTCGTCAAGCTGCCGTATTACGCGCCGCCCAACATTGTACAGTTCATGCAACCTTGGAGCATCCGCCAGTAATTACGATTCGCCAAGTTTGA